A region from the Lutra lutra chromosome 1, mLutLut1.2, whole genome shotgun sequence genome encodes:
- the LOC125088401 gene encoding transcription initiation factor TFIID subunit 9-like encodes MESGKMASPKSMPKDAQMMAQILKDMGVTEYEPRVINQMLEFAFGYVTTILDDAKIYSSHAKKATVDADDVRLAIQCRADQSFTSPPPRDFLLDIARQRNQTPLPLIKPYSGPRLPPHRYCLTAPNYRLKSLQKKASTSAGRITVPRLSVGSVTSRPSTPTLGTPTPQTMSVSTKVGTPMSLTGQRFTVQMPTSQSPTVKSSIPATSAVQNVLINPSLIGSKNILITTNMVSSQNTANESSNAMKRKREDDDDDDDDDDDYDNL; translated from the coding sequence ATGGAGTCTGGCAAGATGGCTTCTCCCAAGAGCATGCCGAAAGATGCACAGATGATGGCACAAATCCTGAAGGATATGGGGGTTACAGAATATGAGCCAAGAGTTATAAATCAGATGTTGGAGTTTGCCTTCGGATATGTGACCACAATTCTAGATGATGCAAAAATTTATTCCAGCCATGCTAAGAAAGCTACTGTTGATGCAGATGATGTGCGATTGGCCATCCAGTGTCGTGCTGATCAGTCTTTTACCTCTCCTCCCCCAAGAGATTTTTTATTAGATATTGCaaggcaaagaaatcaaactcctTTGCCATTAATTAAGCCATATTCAGGCCCCAGGTTGCCACCTCATAGATACTGCTTGACCGCTCCAAACTATAGACTTAAGTCTTTACAAAAAAAGGCATCTACCTCTGCAGGAAGAATAACAGTTCCACGGTTAAGTGTTGGTTCAGTTACTAGCAGACCAAGTACTCCCACTCTTGGCACACCAACCCCACAGACCATGTCTGTGTCAACTAAAGTAGGGACTCCAATGTCCCTCACAGGGCAAAGGTTTACAGTACAGATGCCCACTTCACAGTCCCCAACTGTAAAATCATCAATTCCTGCAACATCCGCAGTTCAGAATGTTCTGATTAATCCATCATTAATTGGGTCCAAAAACATTCTTATTACCACTAACATGGTGTCATCACAAAATACTGCCAATGAATCATCaaatgcaatgaaaagaaaacgagaagatgatgatgatgacgatgatgacgatgatgactATGATAATTTGTAA